Genomic segment of Pseudomonadota bacterium:
GGCCGTGCGCCGGTCTTGCGCGCTGTTTGATGAGATTGATAGTGTCCGCTTGCAGCATCCTCGAGGGGGGATCAGCAAATGAAATTAAACGTTAATTAATCAACGATATCACCGGGCAGGTCCAAAGCTCTCGCTCCAATAAGCGTTCTTGATATTTAAGGATTTTCAGATGATCTTGATGTTCCTGTCATGAAAGGTGTGCCTACGGTGCTCTAAATGCTTGATAAAGTCAAGTTTTTTGATCTTGTCCGATCGTGGCCCGATCTTTTCAGAAAAATACCGCATTTTCGAGGAGTTATATGCAACTTCAACCCCTCTTCCCTTGACAAAGGGGGCTCCTGCTGTTATCGTATTCTAAAATTATTTATATTTTACAAGGGCTTACGAGCTAAACCGACTCCGATCGGCAAAGGAGCCAAGACATGTCAGACCATAAAAAGGCAAAGGTGCGCACCTTCGTCAAGATGCACGGGACAGGCAACGACTTCATCGTGTTCGACTGCCTCAAGGCCTCCATAGCCAATCCGGCCCATGCGGCGCGCAAGCTCTGCGATCGGCACTTCGGCATAGGCGCGGACCAGATGCTCCTCCTCGTCAAGTCGCGCAAGTGCGACTTCGGCATGAGGGTCTTCAACGCGGACGGCAGCGAAGCGGACATGTGCGGCAACGGCATCCGCTGCGTAGCGAAATACATAAAGGACGCAAGGCTCTCCGCGAAGAAGGAGCTCTGCATCGAGACGCTCGCAGGGCCGCGCACCGTCAAGGGCCAGGGCAAGGTGTTCCAGGTCGACATGGGAGAGCCGGTGATGAAGGGCAAGGACATCCCGGTCAACCTCTCGGGGAGGATCGTCAACAGGCCGCTCAAGACCGAGACGAAGGAGTTCCGCATCACGTGCGTGGGCATGGGCAATCCGCACTGCGTGACCTTCCACGAGAACCTCGAGGGAGTGCCGATAGACAAGTACGGCCCCATGCTCGAGCACTACAGCATATTCCCGAAGCGTGTGAACATAAGCTTCGTGAACGTGGTGAGCAAGCAGGAGATCCAGGCCAGGGTCTGGGAGCGCGGCTCGGGCATGACGCTCGGATGCGGCACGGCCGCGTGCGCGGCGACCGTCGCCTCGGTGCTCAACGGCTTCACCGACCGGAAGGTCACGGTCGCGCTGCCGGGCGGAAAGCTCGATATCGAATGGAGCCAGAAGGACAACCACGTCTACATGAAGGGCCCTGCTGAAACCGTGTTCACAGGCCAGATCGCTGTCTGAATCAGGAGAGTTTTTTCAAGTACCAGGCACCCTAGGCGGGGGCGTGGGATCCGGGTTGTAGTCATCCAGCGGATACTGGCATTCCGTGAACAATCCCCAGATGCCGCCAGCCGCAGTCATGCCCCTGACCGACACTAAATCAGGGGAATCTATCCTCTGCGCGGCATTGCTGAGATATATCTCCTGCCCGGAGCAATCGGCCTGCCCCTTGAAGACATATATCGACGCCCGACCGCTTGCCTTTTCCACCGCTCCGAGCGCGAAGTCGTCTAGGCCGTCGTTGTCTATGTCGCCCATGCCCGCCCCGGCATATATGGTGTCGTCTATGGTCTCAGTCAGGCCGCTCAAGCCGCTTATCACGAGATCCGCGTCCCCCTTGCCATAATTCGCTACCCAGGACTCTCTGCCGAGATACACATAGGCCTTCGAATCAGGATATCCCGGGACGTTCGGCTCGATGAGCGATGTGAGGATCACGTCCTCAATGCCGTCGCCGTTCATGTCGCCCGCGTTCGCGGCATGGAACCCCATGATCTCGTCATCGGCGCCGATCATCACGTCCGCATCCTCGTAGGTGAGGGGACTGTCCATGGATCTGGGCCCGAAGAAGATGAAGGCGGCGCCGTAGTCCACAGTGATCTCGAGAGGCGCCAGGCTGGTGATCTTCGAATCGACCGCCGCGGCTATCAGGTCCGCATTCCCGTCGCCGTTGAAATCGCCCAAGTCGAATATGTAGCCGAAGAAGTTGTAGTTGGTGCCCCCGCCCCACAGATAGCTGGTGGGCGCCACGTCGCCGGTGAATGCCTGGCCTCCCCTGTAGAAGTAGAGCTTCCAGAAGGAAACGGTGATGTCCGCAGGATCAACCGAAACTCCGGACACGAAGGCGTCGTCGATGCCGTCGCCGTCAAAATCATGATTTCCCGCTATCCAGAATGAGGCGTTCGAATTCGCCGGGTCGAAATCGTTTTTGAGCTTGCCGTTGGCCGCCGCAGCGGTCTTGTCTGCTACCCAGGGTCCCAGGAAAACATAAGGCTCCTGTGATTCGACAGGGTCAGGGGGCGGAGCAGGGCTCCCTCGACCTGCAGCCGCGAAATCGCCGTACCC
This window contains:
- a CDS encoding diaminopimelate epimerase, with translation MSDHKKAKVRTFVKMHGTGNDFIVFDCLKASIANPAHAARKLCDRHFGIGADQMLLLVKSRKCDFGMRVFNADGSEADMCGNGIRCVAKYIKDARLSAKKELCIETLAGPRTVKGQGKVFQVDMGEPVMKGKDIPVNLSGRIVNRPLKTETKEFRITCVGMGNPHCVTFHENLEGVPIDKYGPMLEHYSIFPKRVNISFVNVVSKQEIQARVWERGSGMTLGCGTAACAATVASVLNGFTDRKVTVALPGGKLDIEWSQKDNHVYMKGPAETVFTGQIAV
- a CDS encoding FG-GAP repeat protein; protein product: MTTFKPFRYARACMALAAASLLAASLSGCGGALKFDGGGDDAVPIVMTLGQDAERGCWVATFAVKNAGDALPEIDQASVADAVSISDAGGDELSATIWWDGAGSQATICAPLAWCSEYEIGFAEGVIADSEGDAFEDITLPTANKVIETPDNPGDYDGDCFADFLVGDYSANTNDGLARLYYGDADPAAGLAYAENAPAVADARFGNMVVVTDSTGVTFGGGIDLLIGARTTVDPITGIPNVGMVHLNDVVGANLVDVLNVKGNVLDERLGFRLGYLGDINGDGYGDFAAAGRGSPAPPPDPVESQEPYVFLGPWVADKTAAAANGKLKNDFDPANSNASFWIAGNHDFDGDGIDDAFVSGVSVDPADITVSFWKLYFYRGGQAFTGDVAPTSYLWGGGTNYNFFGYIFDLGDFNGDGNADLIAAAVDSKITSLAPLEITVDYGAAFIFFGPRSMDSPLTYEDADVMIGADDEIMGFHAANAGDMNGDGIEDVILTSLIEPNVPGYPDSKAYVYLGRESWVANYGKGDADLVISGLSGLTETIDDTIYAGAGMGDIDNDGLDDFALGAVEKASGRASIYVFKGQADCSGQEIYLSNAAQRIDSPDLVSVRGMTAAGGIWGLFTECQYPLDDYNPDPTPPPRVPGT